Sequence from the Nilaparvata lugens isolate BPH chromosome 10, ASM1435652v1, whole genome shotgun sequence genome:
TGTTTCTTTTTTGAGCGTATTAATTTCTGGGTCAAGTACAGAGTCGAACCGACACTTGTAATCGAATTCattcttgaaatattttttactttgaCTAATATTCTTAGGTCCAATATTATGAGTTGGAGTCCTCTCATCTCTGAGATTGTTCGTTTTAAAGTCTGGTGGAAtgtcaaaaatattattctcatcaaaattattaaagtatttttcactttgTTTGATATTATTGTGCTCAACTTGAATAAACTCATTATTTTGAGAATGCAATTCCAAGTGCGGTTGAAATtcgaaattattttgaaattcattctcaaaatatttaGTATTTTGATTAGGATTTCTGTTTTCGATATTTAGAATTTGATTTTCTTTattttggatagaatgccataTCTGCGGTGGCAAAACTTCAAACCCTTCATTCCTATCGAATCCTTTTTGAAGAGATTGTGTATCTTGATGATTGTTCGTGGGTTTAGTAGTATTTCCAGCTAAAGTTTTCTTCTTAATCAAgttatccttttccaactccgGTCGAAAGTCAAAACGACACTTTGAAATGAATTCGTTCTCAAGAAATTTTTCAGTTTTGGGATAATTCTTTGATATATTCTCCAAGTTTCCATCCAATGAAACTAACTCAGTCGAACCATTTGGCataaagtatttttcattaagTGGTAATTTCGAATCTGAATCATTTTCAAGGGTTTTGATAGGAAACTCATCAAGTGATCTACTAGGAAAaatatcttcatttttcacgCTATTTAATTTCGAACAATTGAAATCTACAGGTTTATATTCATTTTGTAAGAAGTCTAGTTTTTCCTGAAAGGAAGAGAAAAACtctaaaaattgttttttatcaatttcatctGTATTCTCCAATAATGTTTTCCCACCTTTCAGGTCTTTTGATGcttcaatattattctctttatttttgttgagatgttcaactttcaacttttcTGTACTGAGAGGGATTAGGAAAACGTCATCAATCCCTTTCAAACTAGTAACTGCTGCATCTTTGAATTCGCTGAAATTAGAAACTTTCATTAAGGATGTCTCTTCATTGTTATTTATATCTGTACCTTTCTCCTGGATAACATTATTAGATTGGGTATGGGTATGGTGATTTGAAGACTCATGTTTGCTCAACAGTAAGCTTTGCATGTACTTGATTGACTTAGTTTTCTTTTCCAATTGAGAGTTAGTTTTCTTTTTTGGGGAGGTGCTCAAATTTTTCTTTAATGCATTCGAATGTGATTGCTTTCCATGATTGATTTTTGCCGGTTGATCACAGCCGAGTATTCTACTAATTGAGAATCGCTTATTTGAACCCCTTAAGGCACTTCTGAACTCAGGGTAGTCTCCTATTCTATGACTTtcagaaaaattcatttcaacGCCCTTAATCTTTCTCTTCAGGCCTGAATCAACTTTGGGAGAACTTTCATTTTTCctgaatacattttttgaaaatagtttattttcatTGACCATTATATAGCTCGAATGATTGGTCTCATTGTCGACCTCAGAAGTGTTTGTTTCATTCTCGCCTTCGTTGTTACGATAAGTTTTTGAAACCGGACGATTGTTGATTCTTGAATTCTCACTAAAAGTGGAGCCTGCTTCAATCACATTTCTATTTTCTGAGATTTCTTCTAAACCGCTGTTTGATTTGAATGATTCCAATTTCTTTTCAGTGTTTtgtatattcattatttcgatctgattcaaaatatttgatgaatCAGTATTTATCATCATATCTTCTGAATGTATAAGTTTAGATTTGAATTCCTCGTGTACATTTTTCCCCGCATCTATGAATTTGGCTACATTTGCTTCACTCTCCTTCAAAACATTACTATTCTTCAGATTTTCCACAATCTCTGAATCAACCGGAGTTGATAGCATCAAAGCATTATCAATCAAATCTATTGAAAGATAATTGCCTTTCAATTTCCTGTATGAGTTTATTATATCATCGGGGAAATTTCCTAACTCAGAATCTTCACTATTTTTTGGAACATGATTTTTATCATCTTTCAATACCTCCTCAGATTCTTTCCAAAACATTTCTTTATCCGTTTGAGTATTGTAGCCGACTTCTCGTGAAATACTATCATACATGTCAATCTCAAAAAGTGTTTTCTTCTCATCACCTTTATTCTTGACTTCATAATCCTTGAATCCGTCTCCAGTTTCTGAACTTCCTCTACTCAACTTCACTAACTCTTCTTCCACACATCTCAATTTCCCTATTATATCCACATCATTCTTCATAATTGATTGGAGATCATTTGTGTCATGCAATGATTTTCTCATAGATCGTTCTTGTATGCTGGACTGCAGCTTCATTCTATTCCTATAAGTTTCACCAAGAATATCTTCTTCTCTCTGAATCTCATCGAAATTCTTATCAGAAATGAATGGACCATtcctatttttcaaaatatctctGTTGAAACTCAATTTTACTTCGgtttcattctctctttctttattcttccgtgaaaatttgagaaaattattattttttgccaGGACATCGTCGTGGTGCCTAGAAATGGGTACCTTGTGTTCATTTTTACCAGCACTtatgttcaaatttttgttttttgtagTTGCACCGTTACAACTCTCTTGTGAGTATTTGCTAAAATAATCACTCAACGCTGGTACTCCTTCTTGAAACTTTGTGAAATAGAATGCCATAAGGGATTCTAACCTTTTTCTATCAGGCCtctcaaatatatatttagCTGGTGATACTGAAAAGTTGAGAATATTTCCAGTATATGTGTCAACTTTTTCTTGTTTTAGTACCGGTACACTTTTATTGATAGAATCATCTTTTTGATACTGACTAGTGccaattctcttcaaattttggcggttttgaagaaaattcaagTGTCTTGCCAAGTAAGACTTCATCGTCGGAATACCTTTTCTGTACTTTGatgtgaaaatattaattttggacCTTAGTGCTTGACGAAAATTACGTTGACCCATCAATACTCTTTtagaaatttcatgaatatgACTCCATGCTATTAATCTAAAGTGTTTCGAATTGTAGAACGCTACTATAACTCCAGGTAAATCATGAAGAAAACGGATTTTTCTAGAAGCTTTTCTTGGTCTCACATACTTTTCTCTCAAAGATAAACGTCTGTAACATCTTGGACTGTCTCTCAAAATATATGAAAGTATCTTTCTCATTAACAGTTCTTCTCTTCTAATAAATTGAAGCTGTACTATTTTGGCCAAACTAATATCAGGCTTTGCATTTCTCCATTCCTTGATTTTGTGATTGAGAACTTCCCTACTTTCACTGTGCTCTGTACTCATAAGATGCATTTGTTGACTCTTTAGACTCAAATTTTTGTCCCCAACCAAAAGTGATTTTTTGGGGCTTGAGTTAAGATTTTGGAATTGAAAACATCGTCTACAGATAGTTTGCTTCATCTGAAAAAACAATAGTAGAATTCATGTttattcattgtattatttaaatattccttatgaaatgaaaaatttaaaaaactatcaaaatgaaagaaCGGAAGATGAGCttttcaatgaaaaaactaAGAGTAAGGCAATTATTGAATCTTatagcaataatattttgctttgACTGCTGGGTTTACCATTTCTACAAATAcatgataaattaattatgtaatatatattttatattcaacgTTAATTTAAAAAAGCTATTACTCTTTAAAAAAATAACCAAAACGTTTTGAACTTTAAGAAAAATTAACTGTTAATAAGAAAAATCTCAGTTTTTGGTACGGTTCGTATAACAGAAAGGAGAGTTTTTTAAGCTTTGTGAAGTAAATTGTCACTATGCTACAACTTATCTGAATTAGGCTATCTTGTGCTAAAAATTGTGGACGATTTATTACCAAGTAATATGTAATAAACCTATGTAAACACGGATGACTAGGTCTATTATATGCAATATTTTATTGGTTCAATATCTTGGACAATGTTTAATTTAACATGAAAATTAAATAGTTTAAGATAATCTCTTACCtggaaatttacaaaataaaagtaGATATTTCTTCTGTACATTCTACTGTAagttattcatttgaaatttacTTTGAATACTATCTTTGACTAAAACTTGAGCAAGtgttttataataaattcatcactgtaaatttttcttttggAAAGTGTTAGCTTTTGtgctaattataattatgtatagCTAGCTACCCaaacattgaaacaaaatacaaaGTAATAAACAGctgacaaattatttatgaaacaGCTGACAAATTAtgtatgaaaaattgaattttttttctattgtgaaTAAAAGTTGGTTCagtcaggacctcctaaataggaggtatttaggaggtcctggttcAGTCGATAAATCTCACGCAAGGTAAAAAGGTCGAAAATAAAATAAcgtaaaaatagaataaataattaaaaaaggtATATAGCAGATATGTACATTATGCATTTTCCACCCCAAGAATCTAGAATATTATTCCTTGTATTCTAGATTTTTTGCTTTCCACCCCTCCACAAATGGCATACTGATATATTCTACTCACCTTGAGAATGTGAATTTTTTATGTGAATGTATTTTAAACACTGTATTCagttgaaaatacaaaaaaaatatgaatgaatattattctcatagaaCTTTTACTTCATAGAACATTGACAGCTCATAGAATCAACGTAATTAAAATGcctgtattatttttatcttcgATGGAGTGTACATTATACACATATTATTTATCCATATTTAGAGACTCATTATTGAAGCTTATATACATTCAAATATATACcttaaatttgattattttttctttacaAGAAAGCACAGATAGAATTATTGGCTATAGCTATACTAGTGATTAGAAAAAATCTACTTTATAGTGTTGCATGGTTATTTGAAAAGCAAGATGATGCAAAGCTGGTAGACAAAAAGTCGTGAGAGTCCAAAACCAAACTTGCTGATCCAAAaccaaaattacaattttaaatatgataaaagattaaatattttcctTTATCTAGGTATAGAAGATCTTATAAGATAATAAGTTTATCTTGACACCCAATAATTCACATCTTGTAATAGGTATCTACATTTTTCCACAAAAGCTCAATGCTCGAAGTACAGGAAATATTCAGGTTCATTGAGAAGAGAATCGACAatatgtacctagaatacattcaaAGTTTGTAGACAGACTGTCTAGGACTTTCGAATACATTGACctcattctatagtgagattcactttaaatcttCTGCGTTGGCTAATTGAGAATCATTGATGTTATCTACAATGAATTCTGGCAGTTtactttcaatttgaatttacactAACAGAAATATTAGGTCACAGTAAATCagctgaaaaaacaaaatgcgTTTTGAAGGAAAACAGTATTAGTTCCAAAACTTGAACAACATGTTCATCGTCAATTTTTAGAATCCAAATTTCAGTTTtagtcaatttattatttttgttatcaaaatttcaagtttcaattaACATGTCAGTGGGATTTAAAAGTTATACAGTTTGGCATGGAGGGAGAAGACCGTATGTACCTCATGAGATGACCATGGCTGAGCTGAATAAAGATGTTGAACTGTTTGTGGACGATGTTTTGCAGGATGCTGTGATAAGTGTCTCAAAATCCAGAACGGCGGCGGTGAGATCGAATCGCACAAGCTGCGATGAATGTGCTACCACTTCAAAGTGCAATAGGCCTACATCTAAAAAGTAGTAGGACTATATCATTGTTGTAAACGATAATTTATTCTGAAACTCTGAACGAGATACTAGTAAACTTAAGCATGTTCTAGTTAGCATGCTATAGGCTTAATTTTAAGAATTGAAAGCTCCAATCTATTTGAAGTGTTAATTTGATGttgcaaaaataaaaaattccactGTGTTAATcagataaatttttatataggCTAGGTACCGTACattatatttgattcaatttcattaGATTAATTTGTgcatttgatgaataaagttgatttgattgattggtctaTCATCCAACTATTTCGAAgggaaaattaaaataatacgGTAAGCTTACCAAACACAAGAAGTCTTAGACCTACCGGAAATTCAGATATTagtttttgaattataaataccTTAGCataaaatcacaataaattgaagttTTTCTTACAACTTTCCGGGGGAGGGTTCTTAGGCTCCCCTTACTTACTTGTATACTTGTAGTGATCCCACTGAAAGCCTTTACAGCCGTGGACGtcattttattctgttttaattCTCAGGCGTCCTCCCAGAACTCCTCCatggaataataattcttcCTAAGTAAATGGATCTTCAAGGATCTCCTGAAGCTCAGAGGATCTCTGTACCTCTGTATTTCCAAGGGAAGCTTGTCGTACACCCTGCTTGCTACGTTTCTAACACTAGACAAGGCTAGTGTTGTTCTTTGTCTGTCGATTTGGATATTGTCTCTCTGTCTTGTATTGTGATGATGAATGCTGGAGTTCCTTTCAAAATATTCTggatatttcaatattgtagtCACTGACTCCAATATGTATACGTCAGTTATTAATGTTAACACATTCAATCTCTTGAATATTGGTATACAATGTTCGATGTAGTGTTCACCACTTTtaattcttaatattttattaatattacacCTTTGAAAGGTGTTACTTTACAAATTGAAGTAATAACACACAATACACGCCCCCCCCCCACATACATACACAACCTACAACCTGTCCTCGCCCCGAAATCTAGGTGCTTTCTACGTCATTCATCAATGTAAtcatcaatacaataattaattcatcgATACCGTCTGAATGCAGGACGTCGTGAAgcaatcatataatatataatcgTGCAAAATCCAATGAATCTCTGTTATTGTTTAGAAAGTATACAGGCAGCCCAATTGAAActcataaaattttgaatttttatcacatTTGAGATTAGAACTAAAATCTGTATAAAATGAGTTGGGACTTAGCCCTCTAACCGAGAAAATTACAGCGTTGCTAGATTGTAAAAAATTGCAACATTCTGAAATTTAAAATTCCATCACTTTATTtaagactagccgtcaggctcgcttcgctcgccatatccgtctagccagggggctcagccccctggacccccgactggatcgtccaagaatgagatcagcaggctcgcttcgctcgcctgcatttttcatttgagcatttttatcatatgttggaacaatccagtcgggggtccagactaaacgtctggctaaacggatatggcgagggaagcgagcctgacggctattaatataatattcccaggattgaagtagcagtgcccaatcaatttttccgcgataaatgcatttaaatcttcaactttgtgccaacctaacaaagtcaactcaacttaatgccaacctgacaaaattattaattcagttgccagttaacaactgcttcgaagaggtactctatctagattatagttctatagtaacatatgatatggaaatttcaattataattaagagattgggagaagaagaatatacatgctaaaagacgaactttaaacccttaaaaacaacccttagagttaaaatattgccaaaagatttcttagtgcgcctctaaagggccaactgaacatatacctaccaaatttgaacgtttttggtccggtagatttttagttatgcgagtgagtgagtgagtgagtcagtcagtcagtcagtcagtgagtgagtgctatttcgcttttatatatatagatagttgCAATTTTATACAATTTGGCAACGCAGTAATTTCCTTGGATGGAGGACCAAGTCCCAACTTATGTTATAGAGTCTCTTTCAAGTCGCTGCgtaatttttgtttaatatagattgattttgaattacattcaaataaaagtACGAAGAAGGAGCGCATCCTACCTGGCTGAAGGATAttcataaatcattttcgtGAGGGTACGAAGAAGGCGTGCGTCATTTCAGTGCGCTTCTTCTTTGCACCTTGGTAGTTGCCGCGTCTTTTCCCACCTGTTCTCTACCTGCTTTCGtgaaattatgataatatatataaatatacatgctactacttattttctagttttcctCAATAAACCCCTTCAACAAAATCGACGTCTTGACCGAAtggtgaatattgaaaaatatcaatattgtagatttctgttagTGTTCTCCAGGTGTGTTGAAGTGATTAGATTTAAGCCGAATTCCAGTGAACTTCGATTCATGTTAactgttaattatatttttgtgtttaattCTTAGTGTTAATCTATTTTTTGACTGGAGTACG
This genomic interval carries:
- the LOC111044383 gene encoding uncharacterized protein PF11_0213 → MYRRNIYFYFVNFQMKQTICRRCFQFQNLNSSPKKSLLVGDKNLSLKSQQMHLMSTEHSESREVLNHKIKEWRNAKPDISLAKIVQLQFIRREELLMRKILSYILRDSPRCYRRLSLREKYVRPRKASRKIRFLHDLPGVIVAFYNSKHFRLIAWSHIHEISKRVLMGQRNFRQALRSKINIFTSKYRKGIPTMKSYLARHLNFLQNRQNLKRIGTSQYQKDDSINKSVPVLKQEKVDTYTGNILNFSVSPAKYIFERPDRKRLESLMAFYFTKFQEGVPALSDYFSKYSQESCNGATTKNKNLNISAGKNEHKVPISRHHDDVLAKNNNFLKFSRKNKERENETEVKLSFNRDILKNRNGPFISDKNFDEIQREEDILGETYRNRMKLQSSIQERSMRKSLHDTNDLQSIMKNDVDIIGKLRCVEEELVKLSRGSSETGDGFKDYEVKNKGDEKKTLFEIDMYDSISREVGYNTQTDKEMFWKESEEVLKDDKNHVPKNSEDSELGNFPDDIINSYRKLKGNYLSIDLIDNALMLSTPVDSEIVENLKNSNVLKESEANVAKFIDAGKNVHEEFKSKLIHSEDMMINTDSSNILNQIEIMNIQNTEKKLESFKSNSGLEEISENRNVIEAGSTFSENSRINNRPVSKTYRNNEGENETNTSEVDNETNHSSYIMVNENKLFSKNVFRKNESSPKVDSGLKRKIKGVEMNFSESHRIGDYPEFRSALRGSNKRFSISRILGCDQPAKINHGKQSHSNALKKNLSTSPKKKTNSQLEKKTKSIKYMQSLLLSKHESSNHHTHTQSNNVIQEKGTDINNNEETSLMKVSNFSEFKDAAVTSLKGIDDVFLIPLSTEKLKVEHLNKNKENNIEASKDLKGGKTLLENTDEIDKKQFLEFFSSFQEKLDFLQNEYKPVDFNCSKLNSVKNEDIFPSRSLDEFPIKTLENDSDSKLPLNEKYFMPNGSTELVSLDGNLENISKNYPKTEKFLENEFISKCRFDFRPELEKDNLIKKKTLAGNTTKPTNNHQDTQSLQKGFDRNEGFEVLPPQIWHSIQNKENQILNIENRNPNQNTKYFENEFQNNFEFQPHLELHSQNNEFIQVEHNNIKQSEKYFNNFDENNIFDIPPDFKTNNLRDERTPTHNIGPKNISQSKKYFKNEFDYKCRFDSVLDPEINTLKKETTATEKAQDIKITRKFSDLVTKLEQLKINNTNWLTQPIVELTNKNGSLDEIYPKTINLHKQLPSRDSLQNKTDKNKFNINDEPRNKKEVENANVSSISQGIILPSNMRPYFDHDFSRIMDNFKLPDLTKYSAISGLENTRKTKGNLINNKTELQGEGVVGDYNFNDKKQNKARIELAFDKIPIRDETRLQIIEENNEKINLNDISCNNSLKKDIVESHEKTKGFERHSKKMKIDVFADVLNNKITESVALLRHIPKTSNNFGWEGQEVDNQQTSWTINNTIPRIKLSTNQVQTIPKITNNLSTVEQKMITHSESVISQGEDELTGEITFINKAIQTKPHELAIIQNFNQDYLVHEEINPSKISGKSSREIANLGETFDEVQVQNQSKSLIADANKSNMKSTWFSTAANNLEFNGTRICCNRFEDSLRGGGDCVYGDVYKKGEMVGRNNASGVTPEDDEQSKMYQRDNHLMETLPKINTMIFKNRNSSEHNEDTLADDCRDIVGENSRLSKKEKSNINDLYRKVSNNVNIHSKYGRGSGDYITTRKIRKNELSKSKQEKRVSNLNEDVNAYYGSPLLKSTVSNEGFGKIVNDHADNYDYIYSEIFVNSKIDKENNLLEAPKGIHRNSRKQGQGIVREENYSYKTNSRESDRDVEQTRGKSKIIDHEVHRTVELAKLDRLHKVLNDLEGLIGSLMKNVENKHHDTEDGRTNIDYGEQRMMLRDINDSIISSLASLHIFKGNYNKLKLDRQFKRLNRLDNSEKYGEMHLYIEEDENKRIPLQKCGSNAMKEHEIKDYGTGIFAFGQGAMEQIYSKDSNISPTGNNFNFCSKLDECEPTRSNRIVDRFYKYKHPSFITQLSKIPEEETVATDKQQIGECNRFTNHSMENSMNVRHSSTIFAGSLKKQLNPEHVRKVLKQLCTRSVVDEMLHKTQVDGSCDRDEFKNDIKNENDRYYA